One window from the genome of Ailuropoda melanoleuca isolate Jingjing chromosome 5, ASM200744v2, whole genome shotgun sequence encodes:
- the PABPC4L gene encoding polyadenylate-binding protein 4-like, whose translation MNVEAKYRQASLYVGDLSADVTEDLLFKKFSAVGPVLSIRICRDLVTRRSLGYAYVNFLKLADAQKALDTMNFDMIKGKPIRLMWSQRDAYLRKSGIGNVFIKNLDKSIDNKTLYEHFSAFGKILSSKVMSDDQGSRGYAFVHFQNQNAADRAIEEMNGALLKDCRLFVGRFKNRKDREAELQNKVNEFTNVYVKNFGDDMDDERLKEVFSKYGKTLSVKVMTDSGGKSKGFGFVSFDSHEAAKKAVEEMNGKDVNGQLLFVGRAQKKSERQAELKQMFEQLKQERFRRCQGMKLYIKNLDDTIDDEKLWREFSSFGSISRVKIMREEGRSKGFGLICFSSPEEATKAMAEMNGRILGSKPLYIALAQRP comes from the coding sequence aTGAATGTAGAAGCCAAGTACCGCCAGGCATCCCTGTATGTGGGTGACCTCAGTGCAGATGTCACCGAGGACCTGCTGTTCAAAAAGTTCAGCGCTGTGGGGCCTGTGCTGTCCATCCGCATCTGCAGGGACCTGGTCACCCGACGCTCTCTGGGCTATGCCTACGTGAACTTCCTGAAGCTGGCTGATGCCCAGAAGGCCCTGGACACAATGAACTTTGACATGATAAAAGGCAAACCCATCCGTCTCATGTGGTCTCAACGTGATGCCTACTTAAGGAAATCTGGCATTGGGAACGTGTTCATCAAGAATCTGGACAAATCTATTGATAACAAAACCCTTTACGAACATTTTTCAGCTTTTGGGAAGATCCTGTCCTCCAAGGTGATGAGTGATGATCAAGGCTCTAGGGGCTATGCGTTTGTGCACTTTCAGAACCAGAACGCGGCCGACAGGGCCATCGAGGAGATGAACGGGGCCCTGCTTAAGGACTGCAGGCTGTTTGTTGGCAGATTCAAAAACCGTAAAGATCGGGAAGCCGAGCTCCAAAACAAGGTCAATGAATTCACCAATGTTTACGTCAAAAACTTTGGAGACGACATGGATGATGAGAGACTGAAGGAAGTTTTTAGTAAATATGGCAAAACCCTGAGTGTTAAGGTGATGACAGATTCCGGCGGGAAATCCAAAGGCTTTGGCTTTGTGAGTTTTGATAGCCATGAGGCTGCCAAAAAGGCtgtggaagaaatgaatggaaaggacGTAAACGGACAGCTGCTTTTTGTAGGACGGGCTCAAAAGAAATCAGAGCGACAGGCTGAGTTAAAGCAAATGTTTGAGCAGCTGAAACAGGAAAGATTTCGGAGATGCCAGGGCATGAAGCTCTATATTAAGAACCTCGATGATACCATTGATGATGAAAAACTGTGGAGGgaattttcttcatttggatCAATTAGCAGAGTCAAGATAATGCGGGAAGAAGGGCGAAGCAAAGGGTTCGGCTTgatctgcttctcctctcctgaGGAGGCCACTAAAGCAATGGCTGAGATGAATGGCCGAATCTTGGGCTCCAAGCCACTCTACATCGCCCTGGCCCAGAGGCCCTAG